The Octopus sinensis linkage group LG18, ASM634580v1, whole genome shotgun sequence genome segment atcccttcgaggtcgattaaataagtaccagttacgcactggggtcgatataatcgacttaatccatttgtctgtccttctttgtccgctctgtgtttagccccttgtgggtagtaaagaaagggtGGGATCTGGTGTAGCTTTCCTGCTTGCCAGCTcaggtcaaacagtccaacccataccaacatggaaagcggactttaaaggatgatgatgatgatgttgatggtgatgatgatttatatgtattttattttttttattttctttgatttcaatCGTTAAAGATGAATTACAGACtgtgttgtgtttcttttttcagGATTTGGCGACCATAATTGAATACGAGGACCAGCAGAGGCAGCATTTCCATAACTTGTCCCATCCCCAAATGGCCGACAGCCCTCCGCCTTACTCCGAGGTCGTGCAAACGCCGCCGCCCCTGTACATTAACCCGATGATCGACCCCCAGAACCCTTCTTCCTTCATGGACACCTGCAAGCCGCCCACCTACGAGCAGGCTGTGCAGCAAGAGCAGCACACGACTGCACCGCACCAAACGCTGCAAgaccaacaactgcaacaacaacaactacaagatcaatcacaacaacagccacaccaacaacaacaacaacaacaacaacagccacagcaggatAATGGAACGAATCCAGAGAGGGAATACCCGTTATTGAATTCTTCGCCGCACCAGCAtttgccgccgccgccaccgtacAGTTCCAACGAGTAGGGGTGGAACGGATCGTCTCAGACCAAGAAAACTCTTTGCGGAATCTAACAGAATCTCATTTTAATCAAGTGACCCTTTTGTTGATCGATAACCGATGTAGTCGGGTGCTGGTGACAGACATGGAAACCAACATTTgcgattaattaattgattaactgctgctaattgaTCTGattgtgcgtgcacacacacacacatagacaatatatatatatatatatatattatatataatatatatatatatatatatatatatatacacacacaccacacacacagacatatatatatatatatatcatcatcatcatcatttaacgtccgctttccattaaatgatgatgatatatatataatatatatatatatacacatacacatacatacagacatatatatatatatatatatatatatatatatatatatatatatatataccacacacacacacagacatatatatacacacacacagacatatatatatataccggagtaaacacataaatgtgaaacaaggtgaaaaaaagagtactcaaataccagtggtagagtaatatatatgtatatacacatatacatatatatatatatatatacacacaccacacacacacacacacacacatatatatatacacacacacatatatatacatacatatatacatacatatatatatatatatattatatatatatatatatatatatctatgataaatTGTGATTAGAagctatgtttgtgtgtttcgaGCGCGTTGACATTTGCACAGTTGCATGACCataaacacatatgcaatatGATGGCTTTCACgtctgactgtatgtatgtatgtttaggtagTGAGAAACagactcacatacgcacactcatatatatataaatatatatatatatatatatgcatgtacacatatacatatatgcacaaacacacacacatattaccataaatgcatatgtactcTAAAACCCACAGCTTTCTGATCTGAttgcttgtctgtatgtatgaatgtatgtatgtatgtatatatgtgtgtttgtgcatgtatatgtgtgtgtgtgtatgtatctgtgtgtttgatgGCAAAGAACAGACATTGCACACgcgtatgcatacatgcgtgcgtgcgtgtgcacatggaTGTAATTGCAGATTTCTGAACGCGAAATGCAagaaacgcacacagacacacacacacacacacatgcagttacAGCCTTCTGATTTCaggtgtatatgttgtgtgtttatgcatgtatgaatatacatacatacatatatatatacacacacacatgtatatatatatatgtatgtatgtatattcatacatgcataaacacacaacaacgcgaggatgtggaaaaaaaaagagtattattggacgctcaggaaagaagggaagaaggagggtttaacgttttgagcagagctcttcgtcagaaacataggagaaggaaagatcccgagatgggaagacaaaggaaacaaatcgccaacggtactcacgaggtcacgtgtgtgtgtgt includes the following:
- the LOC115221714 gene encoding putative uncharacterized protein DDB_G0294196, with the translated sequence MFRYYYVVIVFIFLKILFWTFFFYLRSRRLRLLQRRGVLIIDRSGHLTTSNHTDLATIIEYEDQQRQHFHNLSHPQMADSPPPYSEVVQTPPPLYINPMIDPQNPSSFMDTCKPPTYEQAVQQEQHTTAPHQTLQDQQLQQQQLQDQSQQQPHQQQQQQQQQPQQDNGTNPEREYPLLNSSPHQHLPPPPPYSSNE